One genomic segment of Syntrophorhabdaceae bacterium includes these proteins:
- the istA gene encoding IS21 family transposase: MARRRLSMRKIGEVLRLTHESGLSTGQVAQNCGIGRTTVKDYLSRARKAGLAWPLPAGLDDDAVERLLFPSERSLTEEMRGMPPFEYLHREMKKKHVTMQLLWQEYREKNPDGYQYSQFCLRYRAWKKTLDVSLRQDYRAGEKLFVDYAGDTIPVYDPATGVASCAHLFVATLGASNYTYAEATASLDLFFWIRSHVRAFEFFRSVPAITVPDNTRTGVTHPCRYEPDLNPTYRDMAAHYNTTVIPARVRKPRDKAKVESAVLIAERWIIAALRNHRFFSVGELNGAIRERLGEFNSRPLQKLKVSRRELFETIDRPAMGPLPERPYEYAEWRKVRANIDYHVEVEGHYYSVPYRLRREPMEARVTAAMVEVFCRGRRVASHPRSHSPQKHTTAADHMPDSHRRYLEWTPSRIIAWAAKTGPSTGEMVRQIMERKTHPEQGFRSCLGIIRLGRRYGQERLEAACERALAIKAYSYKNVELILKNGLDGTRALLVPPSGTPVDHENIRGNGYYS; this comes from the coding sequence ATGGCGAGAAGGAGATTATCCATGAGAAAGATCGGGGAAGTACTGCGGCTTACCCACGAGAGCGGCCTGTCGACGGGGCAGGTCGCACAGAACTGCGGCATCGGGCGGACCACCGTCAAGGACTACCTGTCCCGGGCAAGGAAGGCGGGACTTGCCTGGCCCCTGCCGGCCGGTCTTGACGATGACGCCGTCGAGAGGCTCCTCTTCCCGTCCGAAAGGTCGCTCACGGAAGAGATGAGGGGAATGCCGCCCTTTGAGTACCTCCACCGGGAGATGAAGAAGAAGCACGTCACCATGCAGCTCCTCTGGCAGGAATACAGGGAGAAGAACCCCGACGGCTACCAGTACAGCCAGTTCTGTCTGCGCTACCGGGCCTGGAAGAAGACCCTCGACGTCTCTCTCCGGCAGGATTACAGGGCGGGGGAGAAGCTCTTCGTGGACTATGCGGGAGACACCATCCCGGTATACGACCCGGCCACGGGCGTAGCATCCTGCGCACATCTCTTCGTGGCGACCCTCGGCGCCAGCAATTACACCTACGCGGAGGCCACCGCCTCCCTCGACCTCTTCTTCTGGATACGCTCCCATGTCCGGGCCTTCGAGTTCTTCCGGTCGGTCCCCGCGATCACGGTCCCCGACAACACGCGGACGGGCGTCACCCATCCGTGCCGCTATGAGCCGGACCTCAACCCGACGTACCGGGACATGGCGGCGCACTACAATACGACGGTCATTCCCGCCCGTGTCAGAAAGCCCCGGGACAAGGCCAAAGTGGAATCGGCCGTTCTCATCGCCGAGAGATGGATCATCGCCGCCCTGAGGAACCACCGGTTCTTCAGCGTCGGGGAACTCAACGGGGCTATCCGGGAGAGGCTCGGCGAGTTCAACTCCCGTCCCCTGCAGAAGCTGAAGGTGTCGAGGAGGGAGCTCTTCGAGACGATTGACAGGCCCGCGATGGGCCCCCTTCCCGAAAGACCCTACGAGTACGCCGAGTGGAGGAAGGTGAGGGCCAACATCGACTACCATGTGGAGGTCGAAGGCCACTACTACAGCGTGCCCTACCGGCTCCGGCGCGAACCGATGGAGGCGAGGGTCACGGCCGCCATGGTTGAGGTGTTCTGCCGGGGAAGACGCGTGGCATCCCATCCCCGGAGCCATAGCCCGCAGAAACACACGACCGCGGCCGACCACATGCCTGACTCCCACAGGCGTTACCTGGAATGGACGCCGTCACGGATCATCGCCTGGGCGGCGAAGACGGGCCCGTCGACGGGGGAGATGGTACGGCAGATCATGGAGAGGAAGACGCACCCCGAGCAGGGCTTCAGGTCCTGCCTCGGCATCATACGCCTGGGCAGGCGCTACGGCCAGGAGCGTCTGGAGGCGGCCTGCGAGAGGGCCCTTGCGATAAAGGCCTACTCCTACAAGAACGTGGAACTGATCCTCAAAAACGGCCTCGACGGCACGAGGGCGCTCCTTGTCCCCCCGTCGGGCACCCCCGTCGACCACGAGAACATCCGGGGGAACGGATACTACAGCTGA